One Helianthus annuus cultivar XRQ/B chromosome 12, HanXRQr2.0-SUNRISE, whole genome shotgun sequence genomic region harbors:
- the LOC110893280 gene encoding uncharacterized protein LOC110893280 — MEEDYDYFKQKYDARGYLGFTSLQKCTAAIRQLAYGTSVDSFDEYLRMSAKTARDSLTHFCKGVIELYGPAYLRRPTWSDLQRMYDVHEHVHGFPGMIGSIDCMHWKWEQCPTAWHGTHTRGDIRKPSLILQAVASYDLWIWNAYFGQQGSHNDINVFESSPVLEEIINGLAPSSAFYASDNYYKRGYYLSDEKTRSSKKRYRASVWSSSKAMARHQLSSKILDKGKNA, encoded by the exons ATGGAGGAAGATTATGATTATTTCAAACAAAAGTACGACGCTCGTGGGTATCTTGGTTTTACTTCATTACAAAAGTGTACTGCGGCCATCCGACAACTTGCATATGGCACAAGCGTTGATTCATTTGACGAGTACCTGAGAATGTCTGCCAAGACTGCGCGAGACTCACTCACACACTTTTGTAAAG GTGTGATTGAGTTATATGGGCCGGCTTATTTACGACGTCCGACTTGGAGTGATCTCCAAAGGATGTACGACGTGCATGAGCACGTTCACGGTTTCCCCGGTATGATTGGTAGCATCGACTGCATGCACTGGAAGTGGGAACAATGCCCTACCGCTTGGCATGGTACACATACTAGAGGCGATATTCGCAAACCGTCGTTAATATTGCAGGCGGTTGCATCTTATGATCTTTGGATATGGAATGCATATTTTGGTCAACAAGGTTCTCACAATGACATCAACGTGTTTGAGTCTTCGCCGGTTCTCGAAGAGATTATAAACGGGTTGGCACCAAGTTCCGCGTTTTATGCGAGCGATAATTACTACAAACGCGGATATTATTTAAGTGACG AGAAAACAAGAAGCAGCAAGAAAAGATATCGAGCGAGCGTTTGGAGTTCTTCGAAAGCGATGGCACGTCATCAATTATCCAGCAAGATACTGGACAAAGGAAAAAATGCATGA